The Candidatus Methylomirabilota bacterium genome includes a window with the following:
- a CDS encoding DUF4388 domain-containing protein encodes MSDARPTAKVLIVDADPTKLQALKAALTTAAYQVTSATSASFALTTLERDRPDLIVSGNRTEDMDGVEFCSIIRSDPTTHDIPFLLLSGPTRPTPWAVAQAGVDMLVAGDFVVSTVLDRISKLLRHVVPQSEPGLPPPPPLPPRVTVPRAEAGTRTFEGSFGVLDLTEVTQAIALGGKTGRLSLQLTAGEGSLLFDSGRVVHAEFASRTGESAFAAMVSAAQSDPEGTFRFKPAAELPAGSGPRTIQKSVDQLLLSIASEIDEGRAAAGVPPPPPRP; translated from the coding sequence GTGAGCGACGCCAGGCCCACCGCCAAGGTCCTCATCGTGGATGCCGACCCGACGAAGCTCCAGGCCCTCAAGGCGGCGCTCACGACGGCGGCCTACCAGGTCACCTCGGCGACGAGCGCCTCCTTCGCGCTCACGACGCTCGAGCGCGACCGCCCGGACCTCATCGTGAGCGGCAACCGGACCGAGGACATGGACGGCGTCGAGTTCTGCTCCATCATCCGGAGCGACCCGACGACCCACGACATTCCGTTCCTCTTGCTGTCCGGGCCCACGCGCCCGACGCCGTGGGCCGTCGCCCAGGCCGGGGTGGACATGCTGGTGGCCGGCGACTTCGTCGTCTCCACCGTGCTCGACCGGATCTCGAAGCTCCTGCGCCACGTCGTGCCTCAGTCGGAGCCTGGGCTGCCGCCACCGCCGCCGCTTCCGCCGCGGGTGACGGTTCCCCGCGCGGAGGCCGGGACGCGGACTTTCGAGGGCTCGTTCGGCGTGCTCGACCTGACCGAGGTGACCCAGGCCATCGCCCTCGGTGGCAAGACGGGCCGGCTCTCGCTGCAGCTGACGGCGGGCGAAGGCTCCTTGCTCTTCGACTCCGGGCGCGTCGTCCACGCCGAGTTCGCCTCGCGCACCGGAGAGAGCGCCTTCGCGGCCATGGTTTCCGCCGCCCAGTCTGACCCCGAGGGCACGTTCCGCTTCAAGCCCGCGGCCGAGCTGCCTGCCGGTTCGGGGCCGCGCACGATCCAGAAGAGCGTGGACCAGCTGCTCCTCAGCATCGCCTCCGAGATCGACGAGGGCCGCGCGGCCGCCGGCGTGCCGCCCCCCCCGCCGAGACCATAG
- a CDS encoding response regulator, translated as MPRVLVVDDSLSVRKMIERALEMKGFEVLSASSGAEAMERISSAMPDMVVCDVVMPDVDGYRICEFVRTHPALSETPVLLISGIVNSAVLERAAQVRSSDVLRKPFTADDLARKVDELLAARSRSAAAPAGLPASVADAMVALPDLKAILLQLATMPGVRLAALVDREGFLIETAGEFGVDAEVAGALAACLAESSEGIGREMGQGALSSMILDYEAGMVLLHSAGPSAILAVVLRDPTALGKVRYYVKRALPELLRSI; from the coding sequence ATGCCCCGCGTGCTGGTCGTGGACGACAGCCTCTCCGTGCGCAAGATGATCGAGCGCGCGCTCGAGATGAAGGGGTTCGAGGTGCTCTCCGCCTCGTCGGGCGCCGAGGCCATGGAGCGCATCAGCAGCGCCATGCCCGACATGGTCGTCTGCGACGTCGTCATGCCCGACGTGGACGGCTACCGCATCTGCGAGTTCGTGCGCACGCACCCGGCGCTCTCTGAAACGCCTGTGCTCCTCATCTCCGGTATCGTCAACAGCGCCGTCCTCGAGCGGGCGGCGCAGGTCCGCTCCAGCGACGTCCTGCGGAAGCCGTTCACGGCCGACGACCTCGCGCGCAAAGTGGACGAGCTCCTGGCCGCCCGCTCTCGGAGCGCAGCGGCGCCGGCCGGCCTGCCGGCGTCCGTCGCCGACGCGATGGTTGCCCTACCCGACCTCAAGGCGATCCTGCTGCAGCTGGCGACCATGCCCGGCGTGCGGCTGGCGGCCCTCGTGGACCGCGAGGGTTTCCTCATCGAGACCGCCGGTGAGTTCGGGGTCGACGCCGAGGTGGCCGGCGCCCTCGCCGCGTGCCTGGCCGAGTCGTCGGAGGGCATCGGGCGCGAGATGGGACAGGGTGCGCTCTCGAGCATGATCCTCGATTACGAGGCCGGCATGGTCCTGCTGCACAGCGCCGGGCCCTCGGCCATCCTCGCGGTCGTGCTGCGCGACCCGACCGCGCTCGGCAAGGTCCGCTACTACGTCAAGAGGGCCCTGCCGGAGCTGCTCCGGTCCATCTGA